Proteins encoded by one window of Microcebus murinus isolate Inina chromosome 2, M.murinus_Inina_mat1.0, whole genome shotgun sequence:
- the SMIM12 gene encoding small integral membrane protein 12 — MWPVFWTVVRTYAPYVTFPVAFVVGAVGYHLEWFIRGKDPQPVEEEKSISERREDRKLDELLGKDHTQVVSLKDKLEFAPKAVLNRNRPEKN, encoded by the coding sequence ATGTGGCCAGTGTTTTGGACCGTGGTGCGTACCTATGCTCCCTATGTCACATTCCCTGTGGCCTTTGTGGTTGGGGCTGTGGGCTACCACCTGGAATGGTTCATCAGGGGAAAGGATCCCCAGCCTGTGGAGGAGGAAAAGAGCATCTCAGAACGCCGGGAGGATCGGAAGCTGGATGAGCTGCTAGGCAAGGACCACACCCAGGTGGTGAGCCTTAAGGACAAGCTGGAATTTGCCCCTAAAGCTGTCCTGAACAGAAACCGACCGGAGAAGAATTAA